CAAATTGCCTGATATTGTCTCAAACTGCAACACCTTCAGCTGAATGTAATTAGAATATAAATAACGAACGTGTGTAACACACGTATTACTCTGCAATTACTGGATAGAAAAGATGATATATATACATAGTTAATGTGCTTCTTTAGACTCCAACATGGACTGAGGGATGAAACGCTTTTGCATGCTTTCATTGCCTACTAATATACATAGACGCAGAGACTCTTTGCAAGCAGAGGTATCATCTTCTCAGATTTCCCCAAAGAGAGTAATCTGTTTACATAACTAACAGAGTTATTTTTGTCTCTAAACTACCTTAATGTTTGTCATCATAACATGATTTCCTAATTCAACAACAATCAAAATTAAGCCAAATTGTACAATCAAAACCCTTCAAACTGTTTGACAAGAAAAATGATACCTGGCCCATTCAGCCAACTGTGGAGAATCCCTATCCTCTATTCTTAATTTGTAAGATCATGTACTGACAATGAGTGAAAAGAGATGTTGGAGGTTGGAGGTCTGACATGTGTTGCACAAGAGGTTGACATTCTATCCTCTTTGCCCTACATACATATCCATATCccgaaataatgaaaatttctaCTCAATTTATTGacttctttttgtctttcctTTATTGCTCACACAGGGTAAGTTATAATGCACAATAAATATTACGGACTATGGCTAGAATTACAATCAGCACCGTAAATCTGACTGTGAAAATGCCCCAAAGAACAAAATGTGGAGAAAGCAATTGAAATAACTAAAATTCATTAGATGATAATACAACATGAATCTATAAAACTTTATGGCAATATTTACAAGATAAAAGATTGAATACATCCTTGCTTTCTATTTCTCATGCACCCACAaaaagttcattaaatgaaCAAAGGGATTGTTCTGCTAGATCAAAGGAAATATGATATACTCAGCATAGAAGAGATTCCATATAAACCGATAAAATGTTGAGATTGCTTCCTgcaaaacaaatgaaattaatcATTAGGCTCCAGAATTTCATGCGTTGGAAACAAACCTGCCTTAGTCGCTCACTCTTTGAAGTAAACAACGTATACAGGAAGATAAAACGCTCATTGTAGTTACTGATATGAAAGCCAGAACTGGAATTTACCTTTGAATAATTTGCTCTCTCCAACAACCATGACTGagattcaaaagaaacaagattTTGTAAGTTTAGAGTCAATACATATAAATTAGTTGTTCTCGAGGACAGGGTTTCTTTAGTCCTTGGTTAGTATTAATACAGActaatcaagaaaataatagcaGGAAGAAATTTATAGACACAATATAGCACCATCATTCGTGGTTTCTGGGAGACTAGTGCAAGAAATGAACCTGGAAAATGAGGGACGATGCCAAGATTGCATGAACAGGGATCATTATGTTACGGTTAAAAGCCTGTAAAGATGAAATATGGCAATTTTACTTCAAAAAGATACgtaaaagtatttatagttAAAATGTCATACGGACCTGAGGCATGTAAATTGCAGCCGCTATAGCAGCAACATAATTTAACAGCAGAAGTCCAGAAccaagaaatgaaatatttctcACACCAAGCGTTGTTGCTAAGGTTGATATCTGAAACCTTAATTACAATTCTCATTCAGATGACGACATGATAATTTCCTAATATACACTTCTAAAAGAATTGAGATGCAAATTTTGGAGTTGGAAAAAATTGAAGCCTTCTGGGAAAAGAATCCCCACAAAGCATAAGTAGAGGAAATaggaaggaaaaaacaaaaagtaaggTTTGTTGGGAAAAAAGGGTTGAGGGAACAACGTCaattcaactaaaaaatttgTCACCATCGAAGTAGTTGGGGCATCTTACTTGCGATCTCCCTCCACATCTGGAAGATCTTTCGTTATGGCAATCACTAAAGCAAACAGGGTCACAAATGTGGTAATGAAAGCCACAGGTGAGCTGCAAGGAATATAATGTCACATATAAAAATCTACGTAAACTTTTGTGCCTTGTAAGTGCCATCGGTAACTAAAgcttaaaaaactaaaagcagACACTAACATCGTGATTCTATTTATACAGACTATCATGCCGTTTCTTTATAGTTCCAATATCACTAATAAGCAACTACAAGCAATACTTTCATCGAGAGAAAATCTTGCATTAGCTTCAGATCCTAAACACACGAAAAATATTGGAACTATGACGAAACAGCATATACTAAAGCATTAATTGCAGCGAAAGATacaagtaattttttttaaaaaaaattcacaatcTAGTATAAAATCCCCAGGCCATTAATTTATGACATTGGCGTGTGCTTGTTTGGAATGTGAATCactatattctatttttcctATAACTTAGACCCCACAATATCCTTGTAACACCCGAGTCTCCTTGAGGTGCTGAACACctagtttttcttattaagtCCGAACTTTCAAGATTTTATTGAGAGCCTTAGagatcaaatttcaaaattatgtagaagagaaaaatgcttGGAAAAGTCCCatgaactcaaaaaaaaaaaaaaaaaaaaaaaaaaaaaaaaaaaaaaaaaaaaaaaaaaaaaaaaaaaaaaaaaaaaaNAATGGTCAAAGTCGGGGGTATTTTGATCATTCTGTCCTCCTTCCTAGGCACATGAAAATAGGGATTAGtgaaagataaagaaaaagaaaattagagaagaaatgaaaagaaaggagaggGAGGGGAGAAAGTTTGGGAGAAGAACTAGGGGTTACATGGGTAGTTAGCTCAAGATATGGACTCCTATTGAGTGTAGAGACGGGCGAGCCTATAGACCAATCCTGATTGGATTAGAGACTACATGGGTAGGTGTCAGGATGAGAATCCCTATTGAGTGTAGGAACGAGTCAAGGCCGACGTCGCGACCCCGTAAACCAATCTTGGAAGAGATCAAGGACTACGCAAGTAGGTGGTTTAGGATGAACACTTCTATTGTGTAGGAACGGATCAAGGCCAATGTTGTGACGTCGTAAACCAATCTCGAAGAGGTACTAAGGACTATACAAGTAGAAGATTGATGAGGAATCAGTTGGAACTTCGAGACCTACACAGCAGCTTAGAGCGTTGTAAAGGATAAGCCCAAACTTCCTAGAGACCAAAAGGAAAGTTGTGAAAACCTAAGAGAAGGAAGCGATAAAAGCCTAttagtaggttgcttactgagtatatctttttatactcacccctttttccctttctttttcaagcaCCAATTGAGTTGGGGAGGTACTCGTGAGCTGCACTGTCACTGAGGAGTGTCAACTGGAGCGTTAGTCAGTTGTATTTTTTAGGGttgattttgtattcttttgtatCATGTGCCCCTTCCCCGTTTGTAAATAACTTGAACAACATTTGTTTGCATTGTCCTTCTTCTTGGACTTTGAATTTTTGACACTAATGTTGCATGTCTTTTAATCCCCGCAAAATTTTATCGTATTTTCCACATTTTCAgtggtttgtttttatttttaattctgttttgtttgtgtttctgCCACTATCCGTTGCAATCCGATTTTTTGAAGCCTTGAAAATCGGGCCGTGACAATCCTATACTACCGGCAATACCTAGTTTATCAAATTAGTTTATTGAAGTTCATTGAACAATGACATCTATTCCACGATGGTTCAAAATTCAGGTTGAATAGACAAATTGTATGTATCTCGAGGTAAATGTGGTTTTTGTTAAGAATTCACAATTCTTGTTTTCAAACTTAAGTAGAACAATCAATTTAAAGTAGGGACCACATATCTGCACCCTGATTCAATCTAACTCAAATAcattatgaattattaatgGCGACTAACCTCCACTCAAAGGTAAGTCCAAGAGCAGCTCTAGTGGCATAATAGACAccaaaattaagaagaaaaccTCGTACCTGCAGCATTTAGTTCACTGTTAGAATTATCATCCATATTGTCAACAAAAGCACATGCCAACCAGATGATATGCTCGTAAAGCTTTAGCTCTTGGGGAAAATAGGTACTGGCAATGCACATTATAACCACGATAAGAGTTTAAAGTAGCTCTTGTGTTCCAAACTAATTAGTTGCCTAAACCAGAATGCTCAATTTCAGAACTAGAATGGAAATTCTTAGAACcgtaatcaaataataattctttCAAACTTATAGCGAAATTGTATAAAATTGGATAGCCAAGAAGATCTTGACACAGTAACGAAGTATTTAAATACCAGTgcaatatgttttaaatttctcaaaaatctattttctgAAATTGGGAGTTTGAACTCGGCCATTAACTTTGTGCAAATATTTAAACAGTCATACTCCTTGAAGTGGACAGTCAGATTTTCACTTGAAATCAGGTAAGCAATCACCTGTAGCTCAATTTCAGGTAGCGAGCAATCGCGCCATACTTTTTCAACTTGccattcattaaattttaccAACTTCTTTGTATTCAGCacctttcaatattttattaagacCATGTGACATAAACtgaagttgaaattttgaagggaAGAGAAACGGATGTACCGTAGCAATTGTAAGAAATGCTGCTACAGGAAATCTCTTCATTCTAAATGGAGGAACAGAGTAGATAGTCCCGAGGAAAAGACCGAGACTGTAGAGAGAAGTAATAAATAGTCCAAAGTTCAATCCAACAATTAACAGACCAGCCACTGCAAAAAATATCACCAAGATCCATGCAGATTTGACTGAAAGATCTCCTGCGGCTATTGGTAAATACGGTTTGTTCACTCtggaaatgaaacaaaaaaaaggggaCATTATATGCCACAATTGCATCGTCATCTTAATATATGTTCTCAAAATATGTAGTAAATTGAACTAATATGCGTTACTATTTATTATGTGGATCAACAGAGGTCTCCTAACCAAACTATTCATGAGGTTTCAATggataaaaaaatgtcaatcaGGAAAAAGCTcatgaaaaatgttgaaaattagaagaaatgaTTTTCCAAGCTGAGTTCAGTGTTTTTAATCAGGACAAAGATCAAAATATGTgatttatatttctaaaaatgcTATAATGAAATCTTGcttcttgttttttaaaaaaaaaaaaaaaaaaaaaaaaaaaaaaaaaNGATATTTAGAAGTCAAGCAAGAATGACATTTGAGTAtgaaaccaaacaaatttaaactgattaatgaaaaaatattgatatacaTACTTGTCAATTCCAATATCATAGATCTGATTGATACCAACTATATAACCATTTCCACATATTAAGGCAAAAAGACCAGAGAAAGCCTTAAACAGCAAGGACCACTTTATCAGGTGTGAATTCTCAATCAATGCCCTAGTCACCAACGAACTGTAAAAGGAATCAAAGTCAAAATAGtttggaaaatattaaatgaaccAGGAAGGAGTCCTAGTAAAGCAGTGTATTATGATACATTGATATAGCTACTTACAGAGATCCTAAAGCTGTTCCACGTATTGTATGAGGCCTTAAAAACCTCCAGCAAGCATCTCTAAATGCTGAAATATTGTTTGATAGGGGATCAGATCCTGCAGCTCCAACTCGAGTGCGGGCCTGGCAGCACCCACTATAGAACATCAATGGCATGGACAGATATAGTCTGAGTAGATTTTTCAATTACTGAGTAGGACAAAGAAGAAGACTGAAATATGCAGGTAACAATTATTCGTactttttttatgttttggaaGAGTCTCATCGCATTCCGTACAATTGTGATGTAAGACGCAACCAAATTTTAGAAGACCCGTAAAAAGTAAAGATGATACTTCCCTACTTGATCATATTTATAgttagattttcttttgtatatatttaaacttcGATCGAACAAGGGAATCGACTCCATTTCACCAAACACAGTGCAGTTTCAACAAGCTCCTAGTTGATCGGACTTATAGTTAGATTTTCTTATGTATATATTGAACTTCGATCGAACAAGGGGATCGACACCATTTCACCAAACACGGTACAGTAATTGTCAGCAAGCTCCTAGTTGATCGGACTTATAgttagattttcttttgtatatatttaaacttcGATCGAACAAGGGAATCGACTCCATTTCACCAAACACAGTATAGTAAGTATCAACAAGCTCCTAGTTGATCGGACTTATAgttagattttcttttgtataCATTTGAACTTCGATGGAACAAGTGAATCGAATCCATTTCACCAAACACTGTACAGCAAGTTTTAGTAAGTTCGGGATGCATGCTAATCCCCGAAGATTGCTCCCAAATCCATCAAAACATTTCTTCCACGTTCATACCACAATGTAACTTCAATAATCGGATTCCGATCATTCACAAACAAGTTCTTCATCATGCACAACAAAAACTCGCTAATCGCTAATCGAAAACAGAAACATCAACCACTGAGAAAACAAACACACCTGGATGGAAGCAAGTCTCCACGATCTAGTCGAAACATTTCCCCTACAACGGTACATCCATCTTGGCTGCAGTTGCAAGGCGAAATTCGGGAGCAAGAGTGAAGGTAAAGTTACTGCATGCCTAACAAGAAGCTTTCTGTGAGGCAGAGAAGACTTGAGAGCGGAATTCACAGCCGGAGTTCGAAGAGAAACGGATTGAATCATTGAATACTCCATAGTAAGAACAACCGGAATCGGAACGGAAGTAGGAAGAAGAGATGAAGAATTTCCAGTCAGATCGTAGCAGAGGCTCACACCGCAGAAAACTGGAGAAGGCAGATAACATTCATTGGAGGCAAAATCGCTCCGAGCCTCTAGTTCACAAATGCACGTCCACTCCCGTCTCCCAACGTGGTTGTAAATTTGTTTAGCTTAGAACTTCACCATTACCATTATTAGCCTAAATTAAATCATACCTAACACACctaattaaatatcaattacgctccaaaaataattatttttcttttaatttaaattaaaaaaacttatttttctaacaaataatttaataacgAGCTTcctttattacaaaataaacgGTACGAGTATAGAAATTTGAACCTTCAATGACGACTCTCTTGACTCGAGTCATGCAAAATAGATGAAACTCTCGAGCAAGCGTACAAACAATCACATTATGTTAACGGAAATTTATACATACCATTTATAAATAGATCcgtataaaacaaaattgtccAGACTCCCGAGCACATCCACGTCAAATGTAGTTATACGGAAATTTATACATATCATTTATAAGTAGATCcgtataaaacaaaattgtccCGACTCCCGAGCACATCCACGTCAAATGTAGTTATTTTAGCTTTTAGCTATTATTATTAGGCTAACCGAAATCATACCAAACCTAcgtaattaaatttcaataattattatttaataaaaaaatttattatttttaaataatttaaaattttaataataatgttgattttattacaaaattaacaaatcGGGTAGACGTGAGGTACCGAATGTAAGACTTACGTTGGATATAAAGATTTGAACCTTGAGTCTATTAGCTCGAGTCGTATAATGTATACGAATATGAACCTTGTCAGTAGAAACGTCACTGTTACGTTAACAAATATTCTACTGATTGATGCAAATTCGAAAGAAAATATACCGTACTTTTGGTTACGTGCATCGAAAAACTATACGAACTATTAATCAGCAAGTCGGAAAAGAGCACAATTGCTCTCGATTAAATCGAGAGCGTTTTTATATGAACGGAAAGACTAAATATTCAGCATAGAACAGCTTCCACAAGAACATGTAGAAACTTGAAGCTGCTTCCTACAAAATGTGCACAAAAAACATCATAAGAATAAggatcaaattaaattaaattaaatgcataAATTACATTACCTTGGTGTATTTTGCTTGATCTAATGCTATTgtctgaaaaataaaattacaccaaatttattaaaaatgacatatttctttttaatttatttaatcgACTATTTCtactatttaaattattaaaatttatttagcgAGCAAACATATGATATCgagatatataaataataaagttattatttaatattaacaaaaaaaaacctgaaaaataagagataTTGCCATAATGGTGTGTGTCGGTATCAATATGGTTCGCCGAAATGCCTACGATAAATtcgaaaatattattataaactatataaataggaaaaaataatatatttaaaaaattgaaatatttaagattAGAAAATGTGAACCTGAGGCATATAAATTGCAGCCAAAATGGCAGCAACGTAGTTGAGAAGAAGAATCCCGGAACTAAAAAACGCCAACCTTCTGACTCCAAGCTTTGTGGCAAAAGTTATGATCTTATATCTgtagaaatataaattaattaaaaaaataaatcgaGCCGAGTCAATGAGAGATAAGTCGAGAACTGAAAATCAAACGGTTTTATCTACAAAATCGAGATTTGCTAGAGAACGGTTTAAGAGTAACGATTTAGATGACTGCTGATAACAAAATGTTACTAAATAACTTAATTCGAGTGCTcaaaaaactattttataacacatctaattttttagagtagttaataaatttattgtttttttaataaaatcacgAGTTTTGTGAATAGTAATTTCagtaatataaatttttacgAGACGGTAAAAAAACTTACTTGCGATCGCCTTCTATATCAGATAGATCTTTTGTAAGAGCGATGACCAAACCAAAGAAGGTAACAAATGTGGTGATGAACGCCACCGGTGGACTGTTggtaaaaatattatcaaaattttcataattaaagattattataattattattattattattacctcCATTGGAATGGAAGTCCAAGAACCGATCTCGATGCATAATATACACCAAAGTTCACAAGAAAGCCTCTTACCTGTAAGAACGTAGTTAacattatttatctttaacacgtttttttttaagacataattgataattttcaatctatttaagagggaaaattaaaaatagtttgaaatatcttaaatttattcttaataattttCGATATGGGGTAAGAATGTAAATATCAGCTCTGGTCCCCACCTCGACCCCAACCCACCCTAAGAACACATTGTACCCAACTCgactgtaacagcccaaactcatCGCTATCAAAAAATTGTTCGTTTTGACTCATTACGTATTGttatcagtctcacgattttacgACGCGTATAACAGTGAgacttataaggaatgtttcgtttccctctctaactagtgggatctcacaatctacctcttGAGTGCCCAACATCCTCTTTGACACGTTCCACTTTGGGTCGTCatatatgcattttaaagtcACAATCTGCCTCCTTGAGGACccaatgtcctcgttggcatatcctattttggcccgttacgagTCACTGTCAACtagaagtattttaaaattgtgagattgacggtgatacgtcacgggccaaagtagacaatatttgctagcggtgggcttaaaTTGTTACACTGACACAACCCCCTAACGTCACGATGTATCCAACCCGAGCTAAGAGGTTTGTTGTTTAAGAAGAGAAGGTTAGACGTACCAAAGCAATGCAGAGGAAAGCAGCAATGGGGAATCTCTTCAATCTAAAAGGAGGAACGGTGTAGAGAGTCCCAAGCAATAGAGCGAAACAATAGAGAGAACTAAGGAATGGGCCTGAATTAAACGTTGCCGAACACAGCCCAATAGCCAAAAACGACGTCGTTAGAACCCATGCTTGTTTGCTCGTGATCCTCCCCGCCGCTATGGGCAAAAATGGCTTGTTTACTCTACAAAGTAAattctaacaaaaattaaaaattttgtattcttgaaaaaaaaaaaaagtaaaatttaaaattttcacttcacatataattaagtttaaaataatattaattattatttaaaattaaaattaataataaaagatcataatacaaaaaataatttaaaattaaaagatttcaaaaaatagatggactaaaatattaattattttaaaactaaaaataacaattaattaatataatagttTAAATTACACAAAATTACAAACAGGTCAATTAAAGTtagttttaaagaaataaacccTTCAttatccaaataaaaaataataataataaatagtgaTAGTGATAAAGTTAATTATAAGagatagagaaagaaaatacttgTCAATTTCGACGTCATAAATCTGATTGATACCCACGATATAGCTATTGCCACACAACAGCTCTATTAGGCCGCAAAGTGCTCTTGTTAGAATCGACCACTTCATTAGCTTTGGATTTTCAATCCACACTCTGCCCGCCAACGAACTGTGCGTCCATTATTAAcccattcatatttttaataataataataataatacttatttataattttgttataatttttaaaatatttaataatttattattccaTAGGCTAAATGATATAAgtttgttaaaattaaaattaaaactgtattttttaatttatctt
This portion of the Cucurbita pepo subsp. pepo cultivar mu-cu-16 chromosome LG08, ASM280686v2, whole genome shotgun sequence genome encodes:
- the LOC111799849 gene encoding homogentisate solanesyltransferase, chloroplastic-like isoform X2; its protein translation is MFRLDRGDLLPSSGCCQARTRVGAAGSDPLSNNISAFRDACWRFLRPHTIRGTALGSLSLVTRALIENSHLIKWSLLFKAFSGLFALICGNGYIVGINQIYDIGIDKVNKPYLPIAAGDLSVKSAWILVIFFAVAGLLIVGLNFGLFITSLYSLGLFLGTIYSVPPFRMKRFPVAAFLTIATVRGFLLNFGVYYATRAALGLTFEWSSPVAFITTFVTLFALVIAITKDLPDVEGDRKFQISTLATTLGVRNISFLGSGLLLLNYVAAIAAAIYMPQAFNRNIMIPVHAILASSLIFQSWLLERANYSKEAISTFYRFIWNLFYAEYIIFPLI
- the LOC111799849 gene encoding homogentisate solanesyltransferase, chloroplastic-like isoform X1; the protein is MEYSMIQSVSLRTPAVNSALKSSLPHRKLLVRHAVTLPSLLLPNFALQLQPRWMYRCRGNVSTRSWRLASIQARTRVGAAGSDPLSNNISAFRDACWRFLRPHTIRGTALGSLSLVTRALIENSHLIKWSLLFKAFSGLFALICGNGYIVGINQIYDIGIDKVNKPYLPIAAGDLSVKSAWILVIFFAVAGLLIVGLNFGLFITSLYSLGLFLGTIYSVPPFRMKRFPVAAFLTIATVRGFLLNFGVYYATRAALGLTFEWSSPVAFITTFVTLFALVIAITKDLPDVEGDRKFQISTLATTLGVRNISFLGSGLLLLNYVAAIAAAIYMPQAFNRNIMIPVHAILASSLIFQSWLLERANYSKEAISTFYRFIWNLFYAEYIIFPLI
- the LOC111799850 gene encoding probable homogentisate phytyltransferase 2, chloroplastic, with translation MGKGNGGSEEPKSQEIWDFARALWTFLRPHTFYGTLVASCSLAGRVWIENPKLMKWSILTRALCGLIELLCGNSYIVGINQIYDVEIDKVNKPFLPIAAGRITSKQAWVLTTSFLAIGLCSATFNSGPFLSSLYCFALLLGTLYTVPPFRLKRFPIAAFLCIALVRGFLVNFGVYYASRSVLGLPFQWSPPVAFITTFVTFFGLVIALTKDLSDIEGDRKYKIITFATKLGVRRLAFFSSGILLLNYVAAILAAIYMPQAFRRTILIPTHTIMAISLIFQTIALDQAKYTKEAASSFYMFLWKLFYAEYLVFPFI